The proteins below come from a single Juglans regia cultivar Chandler chromosome 12, Walnut 2.0, whole genome shotgun sequence genomic window:
- the LOC109010381 gene encoding U-box domain-containing protein 24-like — translation MAVDVITSVSSVPASEVLSQAVEGILEIVIAANDVLVKKDSFKELATYLERVVPILKELNRKNVSDSESLNNAVEILNRQIGAAKQLTLECSKRNRVYLLMNCRTVVKRLEDTVQEISRALSLLPLASLDLSSGINEEIGVLCDNMQRAEFKAAIAEEEILEKIESGIQERNVDRSYANKLLVLIANVVGISTNRSALKKEFEEFKNEIENARLRKNEAEAIQMDQIIALLERADATSSLEEKEIKYYTKRKSLGSQRLEALQSFYCPITRDVMMDPVETSSGQTFERCAIEKWFADGNRLCPLTMTPLDTSVLRPNKTLRQSIEEWKDRNTMITIASIKPKLKSEEEEEVLYSLAQLQDLCEQRDLHREWVVLENYIPVLIQCVGAKNRDIRNHALIILCILAKDSDDAKERIAGVDNAIEFIVRSLGRRVAERKLAVALLLELSKCNLVRDCIGKVQGCILLLVTMSSSDDSQAARDAQVLLDNLSFSDQNVIQMAKANHFKHLLRRLSTGPEDVKMIMATALAEMELTDHNKESLLEADALGPLLHSALHGNTQLREVAFKALRNLSSLSKNGLQMIREGVVRPLLDVLFHHGSSPSLREHAAGTIMHLAVSTISQESSQIPVSLLDSDDDIFRLFSLINLTGPDIQQSIMQTFQALCQSPSATNIKTKLTQCSAVQVLVQLCELDSPSVRADAVKLFNFLAEGEDEATILEHVNQKCIETLLRIIKSSKDEEEIASAMGIISNLPKIPQITQWLLDAGALPVIFYHIHNSKQNNSHKNKLMENAVGAICRFTVPTNLEWQKRSAQTGIIPLLVQMLELGTTLTKKRAAICLYQFSESSLQLSRSIPKRKGFWCLSAPLETVCLVHGGICSIESSFCLVEADAVRPLVRILSEPDPGACEASLDALLTLIEGERLQSGSKVLAEANAIPPMIKFLGSPSPSLQEKALQALERIFRLVELKLKYGASAQMPLVDLTQRGSGSVKSLAARILAHLNVLHDQSSYF, via the exons ATGGCAGTAGATGTGATCACTAGTGTTTCTTCTGTTCCGGCTTCGGAGGTCCTTTCTCAGGCAGTAGAAGGCATTCTTGAGATTGTAATTGCTGCCAATGACGTCCTTGTTAAGAAGGATAGTTTTAAGGAACTTGCGACTTACTTGGAAAGGGTTGTTCCTATCTTAAAAGAGTTGAATAGGAAAAATGTTAGTGATTCTGAGAGCTTAAACAATGCTGTGGAGATTCTCAACCGACAAATAGGAGCTGCAAAGCAACTTACTCTGGAGTGCAGCAAGAGAAATAGGGTATATCTGTTAATGAATTGCCGGACAGTAGTTAAGCGCTTAGAGGACACTGTGCAAGAGATCAGCCGGGCACTGAGTCTCCTTCCTTTGGCCTCTCTGGATCTTTCATCTGGGATTAATGAAGAGATTGGGGTACTCTGTGATAATATGCAGAGAGCTGAGTTCAAAGCGGCTATAGCAGAAGAAGAGATTTTGGAGAAAATTGAGTCAGGAATACAGGAGAGGAATGTTGATCGTTCTTATGCAAACAAATTATTAGTTCTCATAGCAAATGTTGTTGGCATCTCGACTAATAGGTCAGCATTGAAGAAGGAATTTGAAGAATTCAAGAATGAGATAGAAAATGCTCGGCTGAGGAAGAATGAGGCTGAAGCCATACAAATGGATCAGATAATTGCTTTATTAGAAAGGGCTGATGCTACTTCGTCCctggaggaaaaagaaattaaatattacacCAAGCGGAAAAGTCTGGGTAGTCAACGACTGGAAGCTCTTCAATCATTTTATTGTCCGATCACACGCGATGTTATGATGGACCCTGTGGAAACTTCTTCAGGTCAGACATTTGAGAGATGTGCAATTGAAAAGTGGTTTGCAGATGGGAACAGATTGTGTCCTCTGACCATGACCCCTTTGGACACGTCAGTTCTACGGCCAAACAAAACTCTGCGGCAATCAATAGAAGAATGGAAGGATAGAAACACTATGATTACAATTGCTTCCATCAAGCCAAAACTCAAGTctgaagaagaggaggaagtaCTTTATAGCCTGGCACAGTTACAGGATCTCTGTGAACAAAGAGACCTGCACAGGGAATGGGTAGTATTGGAGAACTATATACCTGTTCTCATTCAATGTGTTGGTGCCAAAAATCGTGACATCAGGAATCATGCTCTCATCATCCTCTGCATTCTGGCAAAAGATAGTGATGATGCTAAG gaaaGAATTGCAGGAGTTGATAATGCTATTGAATTTATTGTTCGATCACTTGGGCGTCGTGTTGCTGAGAGAAAGTTAGCAGTGGCATTACTGTTGGAATTATCAAAATGTAATTTGGTAAGAGATTGTATAGGAAAGGTTCAAGGTTGCATATTGCTCTTGGTGACCATGTCAAGCAGCGATGACAGTCAAGCTGCCCGAGATGCCCAGGTGCTGTTGGATAATCTCTCATTCTCCGATCAGAATGTTATTCAGATGGCAAAGGCAAATCATTTTAAGCATTTACTGCGGCGTCTCTCCACAG GACCAGAAGatgtaaaaatgattatggcAACAGCTTTGGCAGAAATGGAGTTGACAGACCACAATAAAGAATCTTTGCTCGAAGCAGATGCTCTAGGTCCACTTCTTCACTCTGCCTTGCATGGCAACACTCAGCTGCGAGAAGTAGCTTTTAAAGCTCTTCGGAACCTCTCAAGTTTATCAAAAAATGGTCTGCAGATGATTAGAGAAGGTGTAGTGCGCCCATTACTCGATGTTCTCTTCCATCATGGTTCATCACCTAGTCTGCGTGAACATGCAGCTGGCACAATTATGCATCTAGCTGTATCAACCATATCTCAAGAATCTAGCCAGATTCCAGTTTCATTGTTGGATTCTGATGACGATATTTTCAGACTATTCTCTTTAATCAACTTGACAGGACCTGATATACAACAAAGCATTATGCAAACCTTCCAGGCCTTGTGCCAATCCCCTTCTGCCACAAACATCAAGACTAAATTAACACAG TGCTCAGCTGTGCAAGTTTTGGTTCAGTTGTGTGAACTTGATAGCCCAAGCGTACGGGCAGATGCTGTAAAGCTATTCAATTTTTTGGCAGAGGGTGAAGATGAAGCCACTATCCTAGAGCATGTCAATCAGAAATGCATTGAGACTTTACTCAGGATCATCAAATCTTctaaagatgaagaagagattgCTTCTGCAATGGGCATTATCTCCAACCTGCCAAAAATCCCCCAGATCACTCAGTGGCTTCTAGATGCCGGGGCACTTCCAGTAATTTTCTATCATATTCACAATTCCAAGCAGAACAATTCCCATAAAAATAAGTTGATGGAAAATGCTGTTGGAGCGATATGTCGTTTCACAGTCCCAACAAATTTAGAATGGCAAAAGCGTTCAGCTCAAACTGGCATTATACCCTTGTTGGTACAAATGCTAGAGTTGGGAACCACCTTGACCAAGAAACGTGCTGCGATCTGTCTTTATCAATTTTCAGAGAGTTCTCTTCAGCTGAGCAGGTCAATTCCAAAGCGAAAGGGGTTCTGGTGCTTATCTGCTCCTCTAGAAACTGTCTGCCTGGTTCATGGAGGAATCTGTAGCATTGAATCATCATTTTGTCTAGTAGAGGCTGATGCTGTGAGACCTCTAGTGAGAATTCTTTCAGAACCAGATCCTGGAGCTTGTGAGGCTTCTTTAGATGCACTATTAACTTTAATTGAAGGTGAGAGGCTGCAGAGTGGCAGTAAGGTGCTTGCAGAAGCAAATGCTATACCACCAATGATTAAATTCCTTGGTTCGCCTTCCCCCAGTTTGCAGGAGAAGGCTCTACAAGCTTTAGAAAGGATTTTTCGGCTGGTGGAGTTGAAATTGAAATATGGAGCCTCAGCTCAGATGCCCTTAGTTGACTTAACACAGAGAGGAAGTGGCAGCGTAAAGTCTCTGGCAGCAAGAATACTTGCTCACTTAAATGTACTTCATGATCAATCTTCATATTTCTAG